CGGGGGACGGTGGACCTTGTCCGCGACCCCGCCCCAGCCCCGGTTCTCCTCCCACACCACGTCGGCGCGCTCCAGGATGTAGGGGATCCAGCCGATCTGGCCCTCCGCGTACATCACCTTCAGGTTCGGGAAGCGCTCGAACTTGCCGCTCATCAGCCAGTCGACCATCGAGAAGCAGCAGTTGGCGAAGGTGATGGTGGAGCCGACGGCGGGCGGGGCGTCGGCGGAGGTGGAGGGCATCCGGCTCGACGAGCCGATGTGCATGGCCACGACCGTGCCGGTCTCGTCGCAGGCGGCGAGGAAGGGATCCCAGTCGTCGGTGTGGACGGAGGGCAGGCCGAGGTGCGGGGGTATCTCGGAGAAGGCGACCGCGCGGACCCCGCGGGCGGCGTTGCGCCGGACCTCCGCCGCCGCCAGTTCGGCGTCCCAGAGCGGGATGAGGGTGAGCGGGATCAGCCGGCCCCGCGCCTGCGGGCCGCACCACTCCTCCACCATCCAGTCGTTGTAGGCGCGCACGCACAGCAGGCCCAGCTCGTGGTCGGCGGCCTCGGTGAAGGTCTGGCCGCAGAAGCGGGGGAAGGTGGGGAAGCAGACGGCGGACTGGACGTGGTTGACGTCCATGTCGGCGAGGCGGGACGGGACGTCGAAGGACCCCGGGCGCATCTGCTCGTAGGTGATGACCTCCAGCTTGATCTCGTCCCGGCTGAAGCCGACGGCGGTGTCCAGGCGGGTGAGGGGGCGGTGCAGGTCCTCGTAGATCCACCAGTCG
The sequence above is a segment of the Streptomyces asoensis genome. Coding sequences within it:
- a CDS encoding amidohydrolase family protein, whose protein sequence is MENALETAKTAKATENLPLIISVDDHTVEPSTVWQDRLPKKYLDTGPRVVRAPLKEMTFLGGRFKPVMGEPGDDGPIGDWWIYEDLHRPLTRLDTAVGFSRDEIKLEVITYEQMRPGSFDVPSRLADMDVNHVQSAVCFPTFPRFCGQTFTEAADHELGLLCVRAYNDWMVEEWCGPQARGRLIPLTLIPLWDAELAAAEVRRNAARGVRAVAFSEIPPHLGLPSVHTDDWDPFLAACDETGTVVAMHIGSSSRMPSTSADAPPAVGSTITFANCCFSMVDWLMSGKFERFPNLKVMYAEGQIGWIPYILERADVVWEENRGWGGVADKVHRPPSELFADHVYGCFFDDAFGLRNLDSIGVGNVLYETDYPHSDSTWPKSREVGEAQMGHLAPDVVERIVRGNAIELLGLTPDGLWSPR